A DNA window from Rhizobium jaguaris contains the following coding sequences:
- a CDS encoding pirin family protein produces MSFFPGKDPLPGDTFACDAIEHLIIPRTTDLGGFSVRRALPSSRRRLVGPFIFFDRMGPAVLRPDEAVDVRPHPHIGLSTVTYLFDGEIRHMDSLGTEKVIRPGDINLMTAGRGIVHSERTPYNLRGHPLSISGLQTWLALPDDKEEIDPAFAHTEKSDLPLIEEGGAMGRVVVGSFEGVTSPVKVFSDTLYVDLQLQPGTKFPFGAGHEERAVYILSGSLLVAGDRFEQDQLLVFRPGDAITLETAENGCHLMLFGGAALNSKRYIWWNFVSSSKERIEKAKEEWRTGRFDIVPGDEEEFIPLPES; encoded by the coding sequence ATGTCGTTCTTTCCTGGCAAAGATCCACTGCCCGGCGATACCTTCGCCTGCGACGCAATCGAGCATCTCATCATTCCGCGCACGACGGATCTCGGCGGCTTTTCCGTCCGCCGCGCGCTCCCGAGCAGCCGGCGGCGGCTCGTGGGGCCGTTTATCTTCTTTGACCGTATGGGTCCGGCGGTGCTCAGACCCGACGAAGCGGTGGATGTGAGGCCACATCCGCATATTGGCCTGTCGACCGTCACCTATCTTTTTGACGGGGAAATCCGGCACATGGACAGCCTGGGCACGGAAAAGGTCATTCGTCCCGGCGACATCAACCTGATGACGGCTGGGCGCGGCATCGTGCATTCCGAGCGCACGCCGTATAATCTGCGCGGCCATCCGCTGTCGATATCCGGCCTGCAAACCTGGCTTGCCCTGCCGGACGACAAGGAAGAGATCGACCCAGCCTTTGCCCATACTGAAAAAAGCGACCTGCCGCTGATCGAAGAAGGCGGCGCGATGGGCCGCGTGGTCGTCGGCAGTTTCGAGGGCGTGACTTCGCCGGTCAAGGTCTTCTCAGACACGCTCTATGTCGACCTTCAGCTTCAGCCCGGCACGAAGTTTCCCTTCGGCGCGGGCCATGAGGAGCGTGCGGTTTATATTCTCTCCGGCTCGCTTCTTGTTGCCGGCGACCGTTTCGAACAGGATCAGCTCCTCGTCTTCCGCCCTGGCGACGCCATCACCCTCGAGACAGCCGAAAATGGCTGTCATCTTATGCTTTTTGGTGGTGCAGCGCTCAATTCGAAGCGCTATATCTGGTGGAATTTCGTGTCATCTTCCAAGGAACGCATCGAAAAGGCCAAGGAAGAATGGCGCACCGGCCGTTTCGACATCGTGCCGGGAGACGAGGAAGAGTTTATTCCTTTGCCGGAAAGCTAA
- a CDS encoding exodeoxyribonuclease VII small subunit: MSESAKVDVSGYSFEKAVAELESIVARLERGDVALDESIAIYERGEALKKHCEALLSAAENRIEKIRLDRAGKPQGTEPLDGQ; this comes from the coding sequence ATGAGCGAAAGCGCCAAAGTGGATGTGTCCGGCTATTCCTTCGAAAAGGCCGTGGCGGAGCTCGAAAGCATCGTGGCGCGGTTGGAACGCGGCGACGTGGCGCTCGACGAATCCATCGCCATCTACGAGCGCGGCGAAGCGCTGAAGAAACATTGCGAAGCCCTGCTCTCGGCGGCCGAGAACCGCATCGAGAAGATCAGGCTCGACCGGGCCGGCAAGCCGCAGGGGACGGAGCCGCTGGACGGACAGTAA
- a CDS encoding histone deacetylase family protein produces the protein MSTRLYEHPIFLEHLTPPGHPERPDRLRSLNIALEHPNFARLDRRKAPLANEDAVLLAHPEEHLTFVLRSIPDSGDEGEINQLEADTYASPKTMQAVLHGVGAAMAAVDDVFSGAADNVFVAARPPGHHAEKTKAMGFCFFNNAAIAARHAQKVHGAERVAIVDWDVHHGNGTQDIFWDDPSVLFCSTHQMPLYPGTGKKDERGAHNTIVNAPLSPNTGGDHFREAFKSRVLPALDDFRPDLIIISAGFDAHHRDPLAQLNLMGEDFDWATGRILEAADRSAKNRVVSLLEGGYDLEGLAESAGLHILRMMKG, from the coding sequence ATGAGCACACGTCTTTACGAGCATCCGATCTTTCTTGAACACCTTACCCCTCCGGGTCATCCGGAGAGGCCTGACCGGCTGCGGTCGCTGAATATTGCGCTGGAGCACCCGAACTTCGCGCGGTTGGACCGGCGCAAGGCGCCGCTCGCCAATGAGGACGCCGTTCTGCTCGCGCATCCGGAAGAACATCTGACCTTCGTCCTGCGCTCGATACCTGATAGCGGCGACGAGGGCGAAATCAACCAGCTCGAGGCCGACACCTATGCCAGCCCGAAGACGATGCAGGCGGTACTGCACGGCGTCGGTGCCGCGATGGCGGCGGTCGACGACGTGTTCTCGGGTGCGGCCGACAACGTCTTCGTCGCGGCCCGCCCGCCCGGACACCATGCCGAGAAGACCAAGGCCATGGGCTTCTGCTTCTTCAACAACGCGGCGATCGCCGCCCGTCATGCCCAGAAGGTTCACGGGGCCGAGCGTGTCGCCATCGTCGATTGGGACGTGCACCACGGCAACGGCACCCAGGACATCTTCTGGGACGACCCGTCGGTGCTCTTCTGTTCGACCCACCAAATGCCGCTTTACCCCGGCACCGGCAAAAAGGACGAGCGCGGCGCGCATAATACCATCGTCAACGCGCCGCTTTCGCCTAATACCGGCGGCGACCATTTCCGGGAGGCTTTCAAATCGCGAGTCCTTCCGGCGCTCGATGATTTCCGCCCCGACCTCATCATCATCTCCGCCGGCTTCGACGCCCACCATCGCGATCCCCTCGCGCAACTGAACTTGATGGGCGAGGATTTCGACTGGGCGACCGGGCGTATCCTGGAAGCTGCCGACCGCAGCGCGAAGAACCGGGTCGTCAGCCTGCTCGAAGGTGGCTATGATCTGGAAGGGCTCGCCGAATCGGCGGGCTTGCATATTCTGCGCATGATGAAGGGTTGA
- a CDS encoding acyl-CoA thioesterase gives MMNVERSDVIEMRVPPRDVDRHGQMFIASYISQAETALSKFWRARPLVSDEPTYIPTKASCSLHRALRYDDLARFSVSVNKIGGKSIGFLVMVETGNELAAEVEILWLAVRGEEHDPVALPEDTRDWLYKYLD, from the coding sequence ATGATGAATGTAGAACGATCCGATGTCATCGAGATGCGAGTACCGCCTCGCGATGTCGACAGGCACGGGCAGATGTTCATCGCCTCCTATATCTCCCAGGCGGAGACAGCATTGTCGAAATTCTGGCGCGCCCGGCCGCTGGTCAGCGACGAGCCCACCTATATCCCCACCAAGGCCTCCTGCTCGCTGCATCGGGCGCTGCGCTATGACGATCTCGCCCGCTTTTCGGTCAGCGTCAACAAGATCGGCGGCAAGTCCATCGGCTTCCTGGTCATGGTCGAAACCGGCAACGAACTGGCGGCGGAGGTGGAAATCCTCTGGTTGGCGGTGCGCGGCGAGGAACATGATCCCGTGGCACTGCCCGAAGATACCCGCGACTGGCTCTACAAATACCTGGACTGA
- a CDS encoding biotin transporter BioY, with protein sequence MSTRDLVLSALFAAIIVALGLLPPISIGIIPVPITAQSLGVMLAGVVLGAKRGAIAVLIVVVLVAIGLPVLSGGRGGLAVFVGPTAGFFIGWIFAAYVTGYLSERLVKAEQTGLAQGIGFFIASVAGGVVVLYAFGIAWLAIAANLGFTKAFLGSMGFIPGDLVKAVVAALVGRAVMVGYPLLPQRS encoded by the coding sequence ATGAGCACTCGCGACCTCGTCCTCTCCGCGCTTTTTGCGGCCATCATCGTGGCGCTTGGCCTACTGCCGCCGATCTCGATCGGCATCATCCCGGTGCCGATTACGGCGCAATCGCTCGGCGTCATGCTGGCGGGTGTGGTGCTCGGCGCGAAACGCGGTGCGATCGCGGTACTGATTGTCGTCGTGCTGGTGGCGATCGGCCTGCCGGTGCTATCGGGCGGCCGCGGCGGGCTTGCCGTCTTCGTCGGCCCGACCGCCGGTTTCTTCATCGGCTGGATCTTCGCCGCTTACGTTACCGGCTATCTTTCCGAGCGGCTTGTGAAGGCCGAACAGACGGGCCTCGCCCAAGGTATCGGCTTCTTCATCGCTTCAGTGGCCGGCGGCGTCGTGGTTCTCTACGCTTTCGGTATTGCCTGGCTCGCGATTGCCGCAAATCTCGGCTTCACCAAAGCGTTCCTGGGGTCGATGGGCTTCATTCCCGGCGATCTAGTCAAAGCTGTCGTCGCCGCCCTCGTCGGTCGCGCCGTCATGGTCGGCTATCCCCTGCTGCCGCAGCGGAGCTGA